Genomic DNA from Chaetodon auriga isolate fChaAug3 chromosome 13, fChaAug3.hap1, whole genome shotgun sequence:
GCTACTGCAACTCATATAGCTGTTGTAGAAAGACCACAGAGAACCGACTGACTTTATTTTCCTGAATACTTTAAACTCTCTGAACTCACATGTCAGCTGTCTAGCTTGGCTCCTGTAGGACTGAGAAAGTACCAGTGTTTTAAGTTCAgtccctctcccctctttctaGTTACAGGAAGCGTCCTCGGAGCTTTAGTCTCTCCCTAACATCTGTGTTTCAATacagcagctcagactgtgACTGCACAGTAAATGAACTCCTGTGGGTGGATAAATATACACTCTGAGTGGTGGAAGCAGCCTGGCTTTGCCTACTGatacacagaaagagaagaaggtgTGGGAGGTACAGTGGTTAGTAATCTATCACAGGCAGACCAGAGTCTCATCAAGCCTGTGGAAGTCTGACAAAAAGTCATACTTCAAAAGTTTTACTTTATACCAATAATGTTGCACAATGGTGGACATCTCGCACCCAAAAAACACTTATGTGCTCCAACACAGTCTGAACAatgttgttatcattattatgaaaCATTATAATCATATAAACAAGATTTGATTCCTCttaaagtgaaatgaatgatgagACTGAATTAATTCTCAGACCGTATTTAGGCTACTACATGATTAGTGGccaaatttgttttctgattttgaCATCAGACCATCTGGATAGAATTCCTTCTACTGTGAGAGGTGAGTAGTGAGACAAGAATGTATAAATCTTACACAAAGAAtacaaattgtgttttttattcaaCAGCAAGAGGTATTAATCAGGGAGCTGCTGATTTAATGGAGTGATTGATCCGGCAGTGTTCATTTGCTACCTCGGTGGGATTGAGCCAGTCGTCCGTGTTGTCATCACTTGGTGTGCTTTTTATGGCGCAGACAACAGCCTTGGTCACAGCTTCACTAACTCTTGCCACGtcatccacttcctgttcaggaACAGAAAGTCCGACGAAAAGCCAAGTCAAATAACGAGCATCAAGATAATTAGTCTGAATGACAGACACAGTCTGGAGGTACGCTGCAGGCACAGTCTGTGGTGTCGGTGACCTTGTAGGGAAAGCCAGAGAGGCACCCTGTTTGAATAAACATTTGTCTGGTGGCGAAGAGCttttcatgctgcacacactCCTCGTTGTGTGCACACTCATCATAATGACAGGGAATCTTTTACTGCCAGGCCTGTTCATTACTCAAAGCTGAGAGGAGGCTTCATCTGGGAGCACTAAACACTGTTAGGATCAACTGGAGCAGGAGCTCTTCAGGGCAAACGCTTATCAAATTCTGTGTGAGAATCACAGAATATCTTTTCATCATTATAGCTTTCGAGCTGAGTAGTCCAGGCTGAGGAAGAGACTTTACGGAACGCTTACCAACTCAATCCAGGAGTTGACGCTGACAGTGATGGGGTCCACTGACTCCACGTAGTGCCACCAGTGTCTGGGGACGTAAAGCACCTGAGCAGAGAAGACACAGTCAGAAGACTTAAACTTAAACTCAGAAGCTTAAATGGATTAACAGCTCAGCGATTTCGCAAactccctcctttttttgtAATGTCGAGTGAATGCGCAACTGTACTGAGcatccactagatggcagcataCACTGCTTTCTGCACAGCGGCTCTTCCATCCATTCATAAAGTGACTCTATTGAAATGGGCAAGCCGTATTGATTGGCAGCCACCTCAGCAGTCCTGATTCATTCATGGCCTGTGGTCTGACAAGACAAGAGGAATGACctgctctgctttgatttaCAGAGGAGGAACCATCCTCTAGGAGATTGCTGCAGATACAGAAACTATCCATTCTGCGTCAACAGCTGGATTATTTCCAAGTGTAGGATGAAATGAATCTGATCACAGAAGTCCACTAAACGCAACGTCAAAGCCAGCCAAAACAGTGACTGGAAGAGTTTAAGGGCTGGAAAACCACTATTATTGTGTGACTAAAAAAATGTGATACCACCTGAGCCAATTCCATTTACTAAATGAAGACTGTGAGAGGCTGAAGAGCTCTGAAAGCGAGCTGACCTTTGTCCTGAAGGCGTTTTTCACCACATGCCGTTCCCAGTCAAGATTGAACATCAGTGCTCAAAATTCTTATTACACCAAACAGTTTCTGGTTAGACAGGGGAAACAAATGAGTTTGGGCATTTCAGTGTTTAGTTTAttgtctgtctgactgtatGACTGCCATAACCCTGACCTGCACATTGCCTCACCAGCTTTCAGAGTTATTTGACAGCTGGGTTTTAGTGTTGCTGATAGCAGGGTATTTAGCACGCTACAGGAGCGCAGGCGCAAGCAGACAGTGAAAAGAGACAGGTGGCTAATTGCTTTGTCACCATTTTCGCTCTTGAAgaacaaaacaatgcagctgGATTTGGAAACGAGGCAAAGTAGGACAAATACATCCAAGAAGACTTTGAGCGGGAGATTTCTGAAAATGATGGTCATTTTCAGATCGCACAACACCTCAGTGAACTCGGCTGCTGCTAAAGCAAAGCGGGGGACAGGCCTAGCCTAGACATGTCCCTGTTACTTTTTCTCCTGACAAGACATGAAGAGTGATGATGCAGCTGACTTTAATGTTACTTAACCTTCCATCTAAAAGCTCCGGTCTGCTGAAGGTGACAGGCTATAGCTGAGAAGGCCAGATTTTAATTGGAACACAAGTCACGACCGTTGCCTTGCTTCACATTTTTATGGAGGACGCCGTGACAAATAAATCTCACCGTTGAGTCTACTTTTACATGTTCGGAGCTTAAGGACCAATAAAGCAATATTTTATGGTTATTGCGTCCGTGTCACAAGCAGTTCATCATATAAATCTAGCGCGACAACATTGCATAACATTAAACTTTAGTAAATCACCCACGGTGGTTTTCCAACCTCTAAACACACAAGTGATTTTACAAAAGAGGTGTTTGGCATGTCTTAGTTCaatgtttgataaaaaaaaaaaaaaaaaagtaaacatgtTTTGCCTTAAGGCTGTGAAAGTACATTACAGCCAGCTCCTGTTTGGCACGATGCATGGTGCAGGGATCAGAGTTCATCACAAAGTCTGACTGAGAACATGTGATGActgtggattatttttttttattcttcccTCAGGTGTGTCTAAAGCGGTTTTCAAATGCGACTATTTCAGTGGGTTTTATAAAACTCGTCTTGGGGGCTGCAACTGATTGCTTTGCTGATTATTCTCttaattaattgtttagtctataaaaaGTTAGAAATGCCTACTGTGATTCCCTAACAAGCAATGTGATATCATCAAACATCATCAGCTGTTTTGAAGAACCAGCGCGCTAAAATCTTAAGATCTTCAGTTTACTTCCACGTTAAGACAAAGAAAGGCAGGAAATCCACACAACTGAGACGCTGGAACAAAAGAGCATTTAGCATTGCTGCTTGTACAATGACATAAACACTCACGCACTATCAAAATAGTCGCTGATTATTTTCCTGCCAGCAGACGAAACGATGGATGACTAACTGTTTAATCTCTGGTCATCATTTAGGttttgtgagaaaaaaaacctgttcaataaaaaaatgatCCCTTTCCCAAACAGATGTTTCTGCAGATCTGCTTACAACTAAACTGACAAAGAAGCTAATGCTCAGACGAGAACTGAATCATTCATTTCTAAACAACGTCCTCATTAAGATAAAGAGTAAATATCTGAATTTGGTTAGAATAACATTGTCCAAACACCTGATTTGGTCATGAAATGAAGAATCCTGACCTGGCCTGGCTGCAGAGTGACGATGTGAGGCCTGACTGCCTGAAATGCAGGGAACCTCCTCAGGTCTGGATGGAGAACATCCACCTGGCTGAACACACTGGACTCCTCGTAGGGGATCCTGGTTGGGTAGAGGTTAACAGTGTCATCTGGAGGGAAGAGGTGCCAGCGCTTCCTACGCACAGGAAACATCACAGTTAGATATGACTTCAGACTGAGAGAGCGGGGAAGGATTGTTAGAAATGAAGAGcacagtaaatatatttgtttcagctgtgatgGAGCCAGATTTGACCTGCAGTGACCCAAAGTACAACACAGAATGTGGGAATCaagaaaaatgattaaattacCTTTTTTATTCTGGGAGATGATAAAAGCTGACGGGGCGACTGCAAATCCATCAGTGTGAAACAATCCAGTTCTCTCAAATCTGAACGATATGGGTGTTGTTTAAAACACACTCAGCCATTCTGTGTTGTTTATCTGACCCACCATTGTCACAAATGCATCCATATCAATCATCAGAGCTGTACTGTCATGGCTCAGCGGTGTCAAAGATCTGCTCGAGCTGACTTTCATTCCATTTGAGATCAATACCGAATAAGAAGAGCCTGAGACCCAATTACAAGGAGAGAGATAAAACCGTTGCTCTCTGGGAGAACAGAGGAGTGAGATAAGATACAAAAAGaccttttcccttttgtttcttGATTCGCGGTGCCCCATATAGCGCCTCACCCTCTGCCTCCATTTCCGTCCTGCTCTGGCGAGCTCTGCGACAAATTAACTCTCTTCcagagggcagaggacagaTCACACTGTGTGTAAGCAGCTACAGTACTATGCACCTCTCATGTTGCTGATGAGCTCGGTGGTTAACCTGCCACCGCCCCGCTGCGGCGATGTACAGCCGTGGTTGTATGGAATCCACTTCATGCTCAGTTATCTGCTCTATTAAATGCACAAACTCATCATCACAGATTTGACAGGGCGTGTTTTTACTGCACACCTCTGAGTGGGCACATCTCTCTTCATGCTTTTTATTCTGCAGCCCAAATTGAAAatcaatgtttaaaaaaaaacataaatgtggGTTGTTAGAGAAAGTgcaaagccaaagaaaaagcTGCACACACTAAAACAGATTACTGTGAGAAATTAGATCATGGCAACAAATCGGATAACGGACCTAAACGCTCTCTTGCATTCTCTCATATTTCTGGACCAGTGTTTGGGCTTCCTCTGCGGTGCGCTGCACAAAACTATTTGTTCTGCATTGAGCATTTCAGTATATTACAATTCGTTCATGCTTCAGTGTTGATGTGTGCTTCGTTCAATTAAATCTTGTGTTGTGACTCGAAGCAATACTCACAAATCTGTGAGGCCTGGAAATGtgtgatgctttgttttaagtTATGTAGATAACAGTATCAGAATGGGAGTCTATTCAAGGTCCATCACTGACTGCATTCAAACACCCCTCTGTTCAGCTGTCGCTCTCATTTTTGGCTGACacaaaaatgcaagaaatttaTTTGAAGTGTGAGTTACAAATGGGATTACTGATTATAACCTGGTCGCTTCGGTGCTCATTAAGTAGCAGACACACGCTATGATCCCTCTTACCGTCCTTGAACCTGCAGGACCAGGTTACAGCCATAGGAGTCCAGGTGGCACGGCGTGTTGGCCCCCTCGGTGCCGATCCATAAGGTGCTCTCTCTCCCATTACGTCCGTCAAAACCAAACTCAGACCACTTTACATCCtgcaacacacgcacacacacacacacacacaaacacacaccaattACAGTTAACaatgcaaaataatgaaaatattaataaaagcCGGATTTTTAAATTACAAGTCACCATTCTTTTTGTCCGTGATAATGACATGAAATGGAGACAAGACTCACGTTTTGGCTACTGTCACAACTCACACACTTGCCCCCACCTCATCAGCTACTTTGACAGGTCCTATTATAGGTGACCAATGGAGGTGTCAGTGTAGAGTAACCAAGCTGCAGTATTTGTCATCTTTCAAAGAAAACTGGTCTGTCAATCATGTCTTGTCAGAGCACAAAGATGTAGCAATCACGCCAGCATCCTGAATAATGAAGTCATTACCATATATGCAGGCAGCTGTAAATGACAGAATGGTCAATCTAGCCTTCAGGCAGCCCCTTTTCCCAGCACCATTTATCCTGTAAAAAGCCCATGTCTGCCTGTCTCAAAGGCATGAAAGTCAGCGAGTAATAATTGCAGGTGGATGCCCAATAAAAATGTATCACtgagataaaaatgaaatgaatgggTGGCAGTGGCGTGAAAAAGGATGACACTTTTATGTCTTTACCTACCGGAGGACAAGAATAGCAGCTAACGTAAAGTCATTATTAGAAAAAGCttaacattttaattgaaaatgtcaaaacaagggggaaaaaaagcaaaaatataaataagcaTTTTTTAATGCGTCTAGAAGGGAATATTTTGgctctttcatcttttttgctTTCACTTCCTATTTAATTTGTTGATAAGCCAAAGTTCTCGGCGATAAATTAGAAGGTAATCAAATGTgaataatattttttaaatgaaactttaaGGGACTGGCTTCTAAACGTGTTTAATATCATCTTAAAGAAAAACTGGcactttgaatgttttttgatTGTGGACACATTTATAGAATGAAAACACCACTGAAACTGGCTTTTAAATGGACTCtggcttctttttcatttgttctggCTTGGAAATGAGCTGACAGACTGAAGCCCAATACGAGATCGGTGATGATGGCACATTTGCTGTTCTCTTGGTCGTGTCAACATTTGCTCTCAGACGGTCTGACTGCAGTCTTAAATGCAGTGAGTGACATTTGGTCAGTCATAATTTAAAATGTAGACCTGTTTTTTAAAAACGTACTGATCTCAGAACGGAtcctttgggatgaactggaacaccaactgtgagccagaccttATCACCCAACATCAGTTTTGGATCTCAGCCATGCTCTTGCGGCTGAATCGGAGCACATCTGAGTGTAACGTTTGGGTATCCACATACTTTTACGTATGTACCGTATCTCCAATATTCAACAGCCTCTTCTTTATCAAAAAAGATTACCTCAAACATTGACGGCTGATCTTGAAACAACATGGCGATGTATTTGTAGTCAGCATAGGCCCAATACTCTGACTTGGGGTATTCAAGGAAAGGCCCTACATGTGTCCCGGCCTGGCCCCGGGTCCAGCTGAGAAAGTGTGCCAGCGTGGCCTCCACATAGGAACACTGGGTTTCAAACAGAGGTGCTATGACAGCGGGAGAATATAGCaagaaaaagcacaagaaaGAGAGTAATCACtggaaaaatgggaaaaagtTTCAGTTAAACAATTCAACTAATTTACGCAGAAAGAAGGGCAATTCATATCCCATAATTTCAGCACTACACATAATCACAGAGGCATGAAACTTAGTTTTACCCGCTTTTATGAGGAAAAATACATCATATTTGTAGTCATTTACTTGCTTTTGTTTTAGTAAAcaaagtgtgtctgtggttgagtgATGTAATTTATAATCCATCATGAGCGATGTCCTCCTGTCAACTGTAACAGCTGAAAAAGATGATTTCAAAATCTAATTAGCCAGCTTTTATCAGAGGACACGCTCTCTGTTATTCATCACAGGAGGAGTCATTACTGGAGCTGTTTTAGAGCCACATGGTGGGCAAAATACACCAGATGCTCAAAGACAAAAACCCTCTGTggtttttttcctttgcatttTAGATCAGATCATTAAACAGCTTCCAACACTTCATTACGTCCTGACAACTGCAGACCAATCTGTAAATCATCACATGTCAGAGGATGAACTACACATGACTGCAGGCAATTATGCACTCGATGGAAATTGGGGGAAAAGTAGAGAGCTGCCATACGAGGCTCTGTGCACTGATGTGATCAGGAACACAAAAATAGGTACACTTTTTAATTTACCAAACTGGAATTGATCAATTATGTTGTAAGTTTTCAATGGAAATGAAAATTGCATTGTCTATAGGAATGCAATTTTGCCTGATCACTTTAGACTAATATCTAAGAGTGGAGTGGACAGTCTGGATTATAAAACACAGACTCCTAAATTATGTTTGTTTGAGGAAACCTTTCATGTACTAATGTATCACGAATCCACTCGGAGTGCTTGGTGGGTGTCTGAAATTAGACCTTTTTGCGTCACAGGCgtctgttttcattctgcaTGTTCAATCCAGGTGATTATCAAACAAGAATTATTTCAACCGAAATCCATCTTCATTAATCTTCTGTTCTTactgtttgtctcctcttttctcccaaGTCTGAATCGGACGAGCTTGTCACCGAGACAGCCAGACAGGTGCTCTGCAGTCCAGTGAAGAACAGGCCAGTCGCGGGTCATGTTCATGAAGACTGCgggctgctgcagatgatgTAGAATCCTTTGGACTTCCTCTGAGCTGAAGGGTTTAACAGAGTCGGGGGCAGCCATGGCCTGTAGTACACACTGATAGTGGGTCACAACACAGAGGATGTAGATACAGATTAGCTGATAAACAACTTGAATTCAGGTTGTGGTGTTACATTACCTTCAGCGCTCTGTCATTTCATGAACAACCTTAAAAAACCCACAATTGCGCTGAGGAAGCTGGGGAGCATGTGGGGAGAAGAGGAAACTGAAGCTTCCTCATTTTACCATGTTTGTACTACCTACAGCATAAACCTGGAACATGAACTTCAGACAAATatgttgctttgtgtgtcaCTGGAGGTCAGGTTTGGAGGTACACTGAAACCAGAACCATTGGTGTTATATGTTGCTTTAACAGCCTCCAATGTTCTGGGGGGGCCTTACATTGACTCTCTGGGAAGAGCATTAGTGAGGTTGGCCAGTGATGTGTTCCAGTTCATGCCgaaggtgttggatggggttgaCAGTCATGCCTCTTAACACAAACTTAGGTCTGTTCTTTTTCAAGCAATACGGTCATAGATTTAAGTTTTAAAAGCAagtttacatttgaaataatgACAGGCCAAATCTCCCTCCCTACGTTTCAGAGTGCGGTCAGGTTGTCTGAGAGTGAACAGGTGGATGAGACAGATTCAGTGCAAAGCAAATGTGTCACCATCACAGATCAACAGTTTATGTGTATGCACTTGTGTACACAGAGTGTATGCTATACTTGACCAAACGtattatcttatttttatgtattgAATTTTATTATCTGGCACTCCATGCTAATTAGATCCCAGTCAATATTGGTCAGCTGATATCATCAGCCAATAGTAGCTCATCACAGATACACTTACATTAGTACATATAAGCATATAagtaaaaagaaatgacattacATAAAAGGCAAAGACATGTTTGCATAGATTTAGAAACACAGTCACCATTACACAGTTTGGAGCACCGACAAGGCAATAAATTTAGGTCGGAATTTAAATGATCCTTATTAAAAACGTGTGATTATGTTATTTGTTAACGTTAAATAGATCACATTTTTGACCCTAAGGTATCAATACTGGTATCGGTCCTACAAATCCAGTATCGGTCAAACACTAGTGCCGATAACACTACACATGATCACTATTATGTTACCGGTGGTCAACGTCAATTGCTGTTGTCCTCTTAAGGGAACTGTGTATCTCATTTTCACATTGATCCTTTTGGTAGTCATTTCTGATAAATATTTCCCACCTAATCGAACTAGTTTCTCATTTATGTCAGCAATGGTCCATACGGATAATGAGGCTACTCTGGATGACTAGTTGTGAGAATGCAAAAAGAAGCAGAACGAGCAACTTGGTTACGTCGTTTCAAAAAAGAAACTCGTCTCATCCGACAGCCCAGACAGGACAAAATTAACTTCTGCTCCCGAGAGAGCGCGTCTCAAATAGAGCATCAGCAGTGACGACCGTATTTGTTTCAGCAAACATATAGACGATGCTGATAGCTAAACTATGTTTCTGGACGCTGTCGCTGAACAACAGACTCCACTGCCAAACTCCTATTTCAGGACACCTTACGTTAGCTAGTGAGTTCCACGGAAAGAGAGGGGTTCTTAGGAAAAACAGGGGGCTCACCTTTCACTACACGTGCAGCTGAGGTTCAGGCGGAAGTAAACAAAAATCACATGACGGTACATGGGTCCTTTTTACGTCTGAAACACCCCCTTGATAATCTACTCCATTCCGGCTCTGTGGCCGCTGCATCAGGCCCACTCAAGATAATGCACCAGGCGAGTAAAAATGGCGACCCATTGACCACAGTTTCCAAAAGCTCGACCGTTTCCGGTCGGGCATGCGCAGTAAAGTTCAGTGACAGATTGAAGCTATcgactgtttttgtttttgtgaccGACTGAACCCCAGTGAGGCGTCCATTTCCCGTGGCTTCGCAGCAGATAAAACCGGAATTTTAACTGAACTGACCGACAGATAGCTGACATGGGTGCCGGACCGAGCACCGAGGCCGAAAGGGAGCCGCTTCTCGTCCCTCCTCGTGTGGAGACAACCAGTCCCCCTGTAAACAGCAGAGTGTACGGAAGAAGATGGCTGGTTCTGaccctgttttctctgctggGACTGATGCAAGGGATGATATGGAACTTCTGGGGTCCCATTCAGAACTCGGCCGTTCGAGCCTACGGCTTCACCAAGTCCGACATCGCAGTTCTGGTGCTGTGGGGCCCGGTGGGCTTCGTCCCCTGGCTGTTGTTTATGTGGTTGATGGATAAGAAAGGTGAGCTGTTCTGATTTGGTACACTGTGTCCTTTCGTGTTTgtctcgtcttttcacagctgGACCTCTGTGTGGATGTTGTCAGCAGAACTTAATGTCCACGTACGCATTTCTTGATATGTTTGGATAAATCACTGTGAAGTTTGGCACAGGACAACCTGCCATGGATAGTCTTATCTGcttcacagtgttttgttaTCCGTCAGATTTGTTATCTGGAGTT
This window encodes:
- the hspbap1 gene encoding HSPB1-associated protein 1 homolog isoform X1; its protein translation is MAAPDSVKPFSSEEVQRILHHLQQPAVFMNMTRDWPVLHWTAEHLSGCLGDKLVRFRLGRKEETNTPLFETQCSYVEATLAHFLSWTRGQAGTHVGPFLEYPKSEYWAYADYKYIAMLFQDQPSMFEDVKWSEFGFDGRNGRESTLWIGTEGANTPCHLDSYGCNLVLQVQGRKRWHLFPPDDTVNLYPTRIPYEESSVFSQVDVLHPDLRRFPAFQAVRPHIVTLQPGQVLYVPRHWWHYVESVDPITVSVNSWIELEVDDVARVSEAVTKAVVCAIKSTPSDDNTDDWLNPTEEGVPSHHENMQYVNLAVRASAQRQRGLCHSRLTRPVKRDSRGQIRTGSDLVGGSVPFSVPFGRHLAAVRCQQEDLPDARAVMTKGVEVSSDTAPRTELASAARLHQGRHECSLTQGRPPCDCADGLSEDSKGDYEEPIHTRITTNDLLDCLVHPDVIAHVTKLLVERHTGSHRTTPPSSL
- the hspbap1 gene encoding HSPB1-associated protein 1 homolog isoform X2, which encodes MAAPDSVKPFSSEEVQRILHHLQQPAVFMNMTRDWPVLHWTAEHLSGCLGDKLVRFRLGRKEETNTPLFETQCSYVEATLAHFLSWTRGQAGTHVGPFLEYPKSEYWAYADYKYIAMLFQDQPSMFEDVKWSEFGFDGRNGRESTLWIGTEGANTPCHLDSYGCNLVLQVQGRIPYEESSVFSQVDVLHPDLRRFPAFQAVRPHIVTLQPGQVLYVPRHWWHYVESVDPITVSVNSWIELEVDDVARVSEAVTKAVVCAIKSTPSDDNTDDWLNPTEEGVPSHHENMQYVNLAVRASAQRQRGLCHSRLTRPVKRDSRGQIRTGSDLVGGSVPFSVPFGRHLAAVRCQQEDLPDARAVMTKGVEVSSDTAPRTELASAARLHQGRHECSLTQGRPPCDCADGLSEDSKGDYEEPIHTRITTNDLLDCLVHPDVIAHVTKLLVERHTGSHRTTPPSSL
- the hspbap1 gene encoding HSPB1-associated protein 1 homolog isoform X3 — its product is MAAPDSVKPFSSEEVQRILHHLQQPAVFMNMTRDWPVLHWTAEHLSGCLGDKLVRFRLGRKEETNTPLFETQCSYVEATLAHFLSWTRGQAGTHVGPFLEYPKSEYWAYADYKYIAMLFQDQPSMFEDVKWSEFGFDGRNGRESTLWIGTEGANTPCHLDSYGCNLVLQVQGRKRWHLFPPDDTVNLYPTRIPYEESSVFSQVDVLHPDLRRFPAFQAVRPHIVTLQPGQVLYVPRHWWHYVESVDPITVSVNSWIELEGVPSHHENMQYVNLAVRASAQRQRGLCHSRLTRPVKRDSRGQIRTGSDLVGGSVPFSVPFGRHLAAVRCQQEDLPDARAVMTKGVEVSSDTAPRTELASAARLHQGRHECSLTQGRPPCDCADGLSEDSKGDYEEPIHTRITTNDLLDCLVHPDVIAHVTKLLVERHTGSHRTTPPSSL